From a region of the Desulfuromonas sp. KJ2020 genome:
- a CDS encoding VWA-like domain-containing protein, whose product MKPSTKSAARPPEAMTARVLENAVVRLLKTHPFYGQFLLGFRRREVVGDKALGVTFRNGIPTLCFNPERLASFEPAQQRALLEHVIKHVLHLHMLRRKERNSHDWDLACDLAINPGIADLPLQAALPKRLRLEEGLAAEEYYRLLERPFDTGNQQGQGLGNAEQDAGEHAEAGNEELAPALNSQPQIHDDHQVWQESDSTPVALAEQVVRDLVQDAWRKSHGEVPGDVRELVEGLLAPSPIPWKQVLRQFVATAGRVGRQSTWKREHRRFAHETPGQRKRRRLNLLVGIDVSDSTNIRELRETFARELLNIARGRDSHLTVLYAGSRVQRIDSFRSSAAVVEVYEGGGFTDLRPVFDYARTMQPPPAAVIYLTDGYGEAPATMAYPTLWVLTRDGKKPAPWGVELRLDG is encoded by the coding sequence TTGAAGCCATCAACGAAATCAGCCGCGAGGCCTCCTGAAGCCATGACGGCGCGGGTGCTGGAGAATGCCGTGGTGCGCCTGCTCAAGACGCACCCCTTTTACGGCCAGTTTCTGCTCGGCTTTCGCCGCCGCGAGGTGGTGGGGGACAAGGCCTTGGGGGTGACCTTTCGCAACGGCATCCCGACCCTCTGTTTCAACCCCGAACGACTGGCCTCTTTTGAGCCGGCGCAGCAGCGAGCCTTGCTGGAGCACGTCATCAAGCACGTCCTGCATCTGCACATGTTGCGGCGAAAGGAGCGAAACAGTCACGATTGGGATTTGGCCTGTGATCTGGCCATCAACCCGGGTATCGCCGACCTTCCCCTGCAAGCGGCCCTGCCGAAGCGTCTGCGGCTGGAGGAGGGGCTGGCCGCCGAGGAATATTATCGTTTGCTGGAGCGCCCCTTCGACACCGGCAATCAGCAAGGGCAGGGGCTGGGCAACGCCGAGCAGGATGCGGGCGAGCATGCTGAGGCCGGAAACGAGGAGCTCGCGCCGGCGCTGAACAGTCAGCCGCAGATCCATGACGATCACCAGGTCTGGCAGGAGTCCGACAGCACCCCGGTCGCCCTGGCGGAACAGGTCGTACGCGACCTGGTGCAGGATGCCTGGCGCAAGAGTCACGGCGAAGTCCCCGGCGATGTGCGCGAACTGGTGGAGGGTCTGCTGGCGCCCTCGCCCATCCCCTGGAAACAGGTGCTGCGCCAGTTTGTGGCGACGGCCGGTCGCGTCGGCCGCCAGAGTACCTGGAAGCGGGAGCATCGCCGCTTTGCCCATGAAACCCCCGGACAACGCAAGCGTCGGCGCCTGAATCTGCTGGTGGGGATCGATGTCAGCGATTCGACCAATATTCGTGAATTGCGCGAGACCTTTGCCCGCGAATTGCTGAACATTGCCCGCGGGCGCGACAGCCACCTCACCGTCCTCTACGCTGGTAGCCGCGTGCAGCGCATCGACAGCTTTCGCAGCAGCGCCGCCGTGGTCGAAGTCTACGAAGGGGGCGGTTTCACCGACCTGCGCCCCGTCTTCGACTATGCCCGCACCATGCAGCCGCCGCCGGCGGCGGTCATCTACCTGACGGACGGCTATGGCGAGGCCCCCGCGACCATGGCCTACCCCACCCTGTGGGTGTTGACCCGGGACGGGAAGAAACCGGCGCCTTGGGGCGTGGAACTGCGATTGGATGGATGA
- the tpx gene encoding thiol peroxidase yields MSEKRSGVITFKGNPVTLVGPDVKVGDKAPDFRVVDGTLQPVTLADSKGKVRLITVVPSLDTGVCDTMTRKFNEEAAKLPEDVVVYTVSVDLPFAQNRWCGNAGIDRVKTLSDYQDRSFGLNYGLLIDELKLLARAVLVVDANDKIVYREIVKEVTTEPDYKAALEAVRKLV; encoded by the coding sequence ATGAGCGAAAAACGCAGCGGCGTCATTACTTTTAAAGGCAATCCCGTTACTCTGGTCGGCCCCGATGTCAAGGTCGGCGATAAGGCCCCTGATTTCCGCGTGGTTGACGGTACCCTCCAGCCTGTGACCCTGGCTGATTCCAAGGGTAAGGTTCGCCTCATCACCGTGGTTCCTTCCCTCGACACCGGGGTGTGCGATACCATGACCCGCAAATTCAACGAAGAAGCAGCCAAACTGCCTGAGGACGTCGTCGTCTACACCGTCAGCGTTGACCTGCCCTTTGCCCAGAATCGCTGGTGTGGCAACGCCGGCATCGATCGGGTGAAGACCCTGTCCGACTATCAGGATCGTTCCTTCGGCCTCAATTACGGGCTGCTTATTGACGAGCTCAAGCTGCTGGCCCGCGCCGTACTGGTGGTGGATGCTAACGATAAGATCGTCTATCGGGAAATCGTCAAGGAAGTAACCACCGAGCCCGACTACAAGGCGGCTCTGGAGGCGGTTCGCAAGCTGGTGTGA
- a CDS encoding cytochrome C yields MMEKKNLLMWLAGLVLLSLLVACAGLDSGTVRLTSHPQELGQGKPTCTQCHRAREGTMNFQRFNHNGSFIQTHRMEAYQNEQLCAMCHQTSFCNDCHATRVELKPSIKNQTETYRSMPHRGDYLSRHRIDGRLDPTSCFRCHGSPKSATTCIQCHG; encoded by the coding sequence ATGATGGAGAAGAAAAATCTGTTGATGTGGCTGGCGGGATTGGTTCTTCTAAGTCTTCTTGTCGCCTGCGCCGGACTGGACTCGGGTACGGTGAGGCTGACGAGTCACCCGCAAGAGCTCGGACAGGGCAAGCCCACCTGCACCCAGTGTCACCGGGCACGGGAGGGTACCATGAATTTTCAGCGGTTCAATCATAACGGCAGCTTCATCCAAACCCATCGCATGGAGGCCTACCAGAACGAGCAACTCTGTGCCATGTGCCACCAAACCAGTTTCTGTAACGACTGCCATGCCACCCGGGTGGAACTCAAACCCTCGATCAAGAATCAGACCGAGACGTATCGCAGTATGCCTCATCGAGGCGATTATCTGTCGCGCCACCGCATAGATGGCCGCCTGGATCCAACTTCCTGTTTCCGCTGCCACGGAAGCCCCAAGTCGGCAACGACCTGTATTCAATGTCACGGTTAA
- a CDS encoding TIGR03960 family B12-binding radical SAM protein has product MSRQLISHAKSRLEKEKGSQPKPWGGRLTMALVFPNTYYQAMSNLGFQTVYHLLNSHDDILCERFFLPDPADLKEHEKTGTVLFSLESQRPLADFDVVAFSICFENDYVHLPTLFRLGHLPFYAAERGDNHPLVLCGGVCAFLNPEPLADIMDLFAVGEGEVMLPPLLEQLTRLELPRGELLRALAAIPGVYVPSLYEVTYGEDGSLAAIAPQAGAPPQVQRQWVRELDTSESRSYVHTQDTAFADMSLVEISRGCSRGCRFCAAGFIYLPARERSLQSLLPQIEQGLCEHRKIGLVGAAVSDYSAIDDLNREIFEREGQVSVASLRMDSLTADEVHALRESGHRTLALAPEAGSQRLRDLINKGINEEHILAAARLLAAGGILNLKLYFLIGLPTEEQDDIDKLLQLTMKVREVWVEEQKKSGRLGTLTLSVNPFIPKPFTPLQWAAMDEAKSLERKMKQIRGAIARMANCEVIFESVRGAVLQAFLSRGDRRVGRVLPHLASGKNLKAACREEGLDPDFYVNRQRPEDEIFPWDILDNGVRRDYLLAEYHRGQEGKLSSPCSPGCRRCGICK; this is encoded by the coding sequence ATGTCACGACAATTGATCTCTCACGCCAAAAGCCGCCTCGAAAAAGAGAAGGGCAGCCAGCCGAAACCCTGGGGTGGTCGCCTGACCATGGCCCTGGTCTTTCCCAACACCTATTATCAGGCCATGAGCAATCTCGGTTTTCAGACCGTCTATCATCTTCTCAACAGCCATGACGATATCCTCTGCGAACGCTTTTTTCTCCCAGATCCCGCCGATCTGAAGGAACACGAAAAAACCGGGACCGTGCTCTTTTCCCTGGAGTCCCAGCGGCCCCTGGCCGACTTTGATGTCGTGGCCTTTTCCATCTGCTTTGAAAACGACTACGTCCATCTGCCGACCCTTTTCCGCTTGGGGCACCTGCCTTTCTACGCGGCTGAGCGCGGAGACAACCATCCCCTCGTTCTTTGTGGCGGCGTCTGTGCTTTTCTGAACCCCGAGCCCCTGGCGGACATCATGGATCTTTTCGCCGTGGGCGAGGGGGAGGTGATGTTGCCGCCCCTGCTGGAGCAACTGACCCGCCTGGAACTGCCGAGGGGCGAGCTGCTCAGAGCCCTGGCCGCCATTCCCGGCGTCTACGTGCCCTCCTTGTACGAGGTGACCTACGGCGAGGACGGCAGCCTGGCGGCGATAGCGCCTCAGGCCGGGGCGCCGCCGCAGGTACAGCGCCAGTGGGTGAGAGAGCTCGATACCAGTGAAAGCCGTTCCTATGTGCACACCCAGGACACGGCTTTTGCCGACATGTCGCTGGTGGAGATTTCCCGCGGCTGCTCCCGCGGCTGCCGCTTCTGTGCCGCCGGTTTCATCTACCTGCCGGCCCGCGAGCGTTCCCTGCAGTCCCTGCTGCCGCAGATCGAACAAGGGCTCTGCGAGCATCGCAAGATCGGCCTGGTCGGTGCCGCCGTGTCCGATTACTCGGCCATCGATGACCTGAACCGGGAGATATTCGAGCGGGAAGGGCAGGTCTCCGTCGCCAGCCTGCGCATGGATTCCCTCACCGCCGACGAGGTGCATGCCCTCCGCGAATCGGGCCACCGTACCCTGGCGCTGGCGCCGGAGGCCGGCAGTCAGCGCCTGCGCGACCTCATCAACAAGGGGATCAACGAAGAGCATATCCTGGCCGCTGCCCGTCTGCTGGCCGCCGGGGGCATCCTCAACCTCAAGCTCTATTTTCTCATCGGCCTGCCGACGGAAGAACAGGATGACATCGACAAATTGCTGCAACTGACCATGAAGGTGCGCGAGGTCTGGGTGGAAGAACAGAAGAAATCCGGACGCCTCGGTACCTTGACCCTATCGGTGAACCCTTTTATTCCCAAGCCCTTCACCCCTCTGCAGTGGGCGGCGATGGACGAGGCGAAGAGCCTGGAACGAAAGATGAAGCAGATCCGTGGCGCCATAGCCCGGATGGCCAACTGCGAAGTGATTTTCGAATCGGTGCGCGGTGCTGTACTGCAGGCCTTTCTCTCCCGCGGGGATCGCCGCGTCGGACGAGTGCTGCCCCATCTGGCCTCCGGGAAAAACCTCAAGGCGGCCTGCCGGGAAGAAGGGCTCGATCCCGACTTCTATGTGAACCGCCAACGCCCGGAAGACGAAATCTTCCCTTGGGATATTCTCGACAACGGTGTCCGCCGGGATTATCTGCTTGCCGAGTACCACCGTGGACAGGAGGGGAAACTCTCGTCCCCTTGTTCGCCAGGTTGCCGTCGATGCGGCATCTGTAAGTAA
- the ftsZ gene encoding cell division protein FtsZ: protein MFEFDESIDQRAKIKVIGIGGGGGNAVNTMIASQIEGVEFICANTDAQALRTNKAPMKIQLGSKLTKGLGAGANPEVGREAAREDKSRLQEILDGADMVFIAAGLGGGTGTGAAPIIAEVAREMGALTVGVVTKPFSREGKQRMKKAEQGVEELKEVVDSLIVIPNDRLLGLAGKNMSILDAFKPSDDVLLQAVQGISDLITTSGLINVDFADVKAIMSERGMAMMGIGLAEGEKRAAEAAHQAISSPLLEDIDISGAKGVLVNISGSSNMTMEEFDEASRIIHEKVHEEANIITGLVINEELGDRIKITAIATGFGPSFEKNGRHAEELKNRAAATLGKVDRDLPTFIRDRQKEVPFSLRASGGGDEMEYDIPTFLRKRVD, encoded by the coding sequence ATGTTTGAATTTGATGAAAGTATCGACCAGAGAGCGAAAATCAAGGTAATCGGCATCGGTGGCGGCGGAGGCAATGCGGTCAATACCATGATCGCCTCACAGATCGAAGGGGTGGAATTTATCTGCGCCAATACCGATGCGCAAGCGCTGAGAACCAACAAGGCGCCGATGAAGATTCAGCTGGGTTCCAAGCTCACCAAGGGCTTGGGCGCTGGCGCCAATCCCGAGGTGGGACGGGAAGCGGCGCGGGAAGACAAGTCCCGTCTGCAGGAAATCCTCGATGGCGCCGACATGGTCTTCATCGCGGCCGGACTGGGCGGCGGTACCGGCACCGGGGCGGCGCCGATCATCGCCGAAGTCGCCCGGGAAATGGGGGCATTGACCGTCGGCGTCGTTACCAAGCCTTTCTCCCGCGAAGGTAAGCAGCGCATGAAAAAAGCCGAGCAGGGCGTCGAAGAGCTCAAGGAAGTCGTCGACTCGCTGATCGTCATCCCCAACGACCGCCTGTTGGGCCTGGCCGGCAAGAACATGAGCATCCTCGATGCTTTCAAACCTTCGGATGACGTTCTGCTGCAGGCTGTCCAGGGGATTTCCGACCTGATCACCACCAGCGGACTCATCAATGTCGACTTTGCCGACGTCAAGGCCATCATGAGCGAGCGCGGCATGGCCATGATGGGCATCGGCCTGGCCGAAGGCGAAAAGCGGGCCGCCGAAGCAGCCCACCAGGCCATCAGCAGCCCGCTACTGGAAGATATCGACATCTCGGGCGCCAAAGGGGTGCTGGTCAACATCTCCGGTTCCTCCAACATGACCATGGAAGAGTTCGATGAGGCTTCGCGCATCATTCACGAGAAAGTGCACGAGGAAGCCAACATCATCACCGGTCTGGTTATCAACGAAGAACTCGGCGACCGTATCAAGATTACGGCCATCGCCACCGGGTTCGGCCCTTCTTTCGAGAAGAACGGGCGGCATGCCGAAGAATTGAAAAACCGGGCGGCTGCCACCCTCGGAAAGGTCGATCGCGATCTGCCCACGTTCATTCGGGACCGTCAGAAGGAAGTTCCCTTCAGCCTGCGGGCTTCCGGCGGCGGTGACGAAATGGAATACGACATTCCGACGTTTCTGCGCAAACGGGTCGACTAG
- the ftsA gene encoding cell division protein FtsA: protein MSTKKDNLIVGLDIGTTKICAIVGNMTDEGLDIVGIGTSPSKGMRKGVVINIESTVEAIRKALREAELMAGCEIKSVFAGIAGGHIKGLNSQGVIAIKNREVNDDDIRRVIDAAKAIAIPMDREVIHILPQEFIIDDQDGIKEPLGMSGVRLEAKVHIVTGAVASAQNIVKSCNRADVDVADIVLEQLASSEAVLSPDEKELGVALIDIGGGTTDIAIFVDGAIKHTSVLSLGGNHLTNDIAVGLRTPMAEAEKIKQAYGCCLSSMVGKDETIEVPSVGGREPRVLSRQLLAEILEPRVEEIFSLVNREIIRSGYEDLIASGVVITGGTCILPGMPELAEQIFNLPVRRGVPRDIGGLTDVVNSPIYATGVGLVKYGSRNVSSRNFSIGQTNVFDKVVRRMKEWFDEFF, encoded by the coding sequence ATGAGCACGAAGAAGGACAACCTGATCGTCGGCTTGGACATCGGCACCACCAAGATCTGCGCCATCGTCGGCAACATGACCGACGAAGGGCTGGATATCGTCGGGATCGGCACCAGCCCGTCCAAGGGAATGCGCAAGGGGGTGGTGATCAACATCGAAAGCACGGTGGAGGCCATCCGCAAAGCCCTGCGGGAAGCTGAACTCATGGCGGGCTGCGAGATCAAGTCGGTCTTCGCCGGTATTGCCGGTGGACATATCAAAGGGCTCAATTCCCAGGGGGTCATCGCCATCAAGAACCGCGAGGTGAACGACGACGATATCCGTCGGGTGATCGACGCCGCCAAGGCCATCGCCATCCCTATGGACCGGGAAGTCATCCATATTCTCCCCCAGGAGTTCATCATTGATGACCAGGACGGCATCAAGGAGCCTCTGGGCATGAGCGGCGTGCGTCTGGAAGCCAAGGTGCATATCGTCACCGGGGCCGTGGCCAGCGCCCAGAACATCGTCAAGAGCTGCAACCGCGCCGATGTCGATGTGGCTGATATCGTCCTGGAGCAGCTTGCCTCCTCGGAGGCCGTGCTCTCTCCCGATGAGAAGGAGTTGGGGGTCGCCCTGATCGATATTGGCGGCGGCACGACGGATATCGCCATCTTCGTGGATGGGGCCATCAAGCACACCTCGGTGCTCTCCCTGGGGGGCAACCACCTGACCAACGATATTGCCGTCGGTCTGCGTACGCCAATGGCCGAGGCGGAAAAGATCAAACAGGCCTATGGCTGCTGCCTCTCTTCCATGGTCGGCAAGGATGAGACCATCGAAGTGCCCTCAGTGGGTGGGCGCGAGCCTCGTGTGCTCTCCCGACAGCTGCTGGCCGAGATCCTCGAGCCGCGGGTCGAGGAGATTTTTTCCCTGGTGAACCGGGAGATTATCCGCAGTGGATACGAAGACCTGATTGCTTCAGGTGTCGTCATTACCGGCGGCACCTGCATTCTGCCGGGTATGCCCGAACTGGCCGAACAGATTTTCAATCTGCCGGTGCGGCGTGGCGTCCCTCGGGATATCGGCGGTTTGACGGACGTCGTCAACTCACCTATCTACGCGACCGGCGTCGGCTTGGTAAAGTATGGCAGCCGGAACGTAAGCAGCCGCAATTTCAGCATCGGCCAGACCAACGTCTTCGACAAGGTGGTGCGGCGCATGAAAGAGTGGTTCGATGAATTTTTCTGA
- a CDS encoding cell division protein FtsQ/DivIB, with amino-acid sequence MRDLKGQKKSRVKENRRRREKQPRDWGKIFRRTLRFTVFVGSLVLATSGSFIGLRMIFSSDYFRLETIQVEQAQRVSEEEILALSDIQPGTSIFDLDLALIGSKIEENLWISRVQVERVLPRSVVIRVEERKPLAIVSLGYLYYMDAEGTLFKVLESEDRLDYPVITGIDRGFLLEKPEESRKLLREAVGLIRILQTRSRFGLEDVSELHLDPASGIDLFTYVGGVPVHMGHANYELKLDRLEEIYKELEPRLPGLKYIDLNVLDRVIVKVDNRTTTQKG; translated from the coding sequence ATGCGCGATTTAAAGGGACAGAAAAAGAGCCGGGTGAAAGAAAACCGTCGCCGCCGGGAGAAGCAGCCCCGTGACTGGGGAAAAATCTTCCGGCGCACGCTGCGCTTCACCGTCTTTGTCGGCAGCCTCGTCCTCGCCACCAGCGGCAGCTTCATCGGTCTGCGCATGATCTTCAGTTCCGATTATTTCCGCCTTGAAACCATTCAGGTTGAACAGGCGCAGCGGGTCAGCGAAGAGGAAATTCTGGCCCTGTCCGATATCCAGCCGGGCACCAGCATTTTTGATCTGGACCTGGCCTTGATCGGCAGCAAAATTGAAGAAAATCTGTGGATTTCCCGCGTCCAGGTCGAAAGAGTGCTACCGAGAAGCGTCGTAATTCGAGTCGAAGAGCGGAAACCCTTGGCCATCGTCAGTCTCGGCTACCTCTACTACATGGACGCGGAAGGAACGCTGTTCAAGGTACTGGAGTCGGAAGACCGGCTGGATTACCCGGTGATCACCGGTATCGATCGCGGTTTTCTGCTGGAAAAGCCGGAAGAGTCCCGCAAGCTGCTGCGCGAGGCTGTCGGCCTGATAAGAATATTGCAGACCAGGAGCCGTTTCGGGCTGGAAGATGTGTCCGAGCTGCACCTTGATCCGGCCTCCGGTATCGATCTGTTTACCTACGTGGGTGGCGTGCCGGTGCACATGGGCCACGCCAATTACGAACTCAAACTTGACCGCCTCGAAGAGATTTACAAGGAGCTCGAACCGAGGCTGCCGGGGCTGAAATATATTGATCTCAATGTACTGGACCGTGTGATTGTGAAGGTGGACAACCGCACCACCACACAAAAGGGCTAG
- a CDS encoding D-alanine--D-alanine ligase, whose product MTRQELKQKKIAVLMGGLSAEREVSLRTGKAVLAALQGAGYQAVGLDAGRDIALRLIEEQVEVAFIALHGRYGEDGTIQGLLEMMQIPYTGSGVLASSLAMDKETTKKILLYHELPTPAFQVYRKGDVLGDFLKKCRHFPLVVKPAREGSTIGISIVRDEQGLAAGLQDALQHDDHVLVEDFIQGMEITVGVLAGEALPIIQIAPKGGFYDYHAKYTAGQTEYILPAPLDSALYHRVQQVARDVYRVLGCSGAARIDFMVREKEFYCLEANTIPGMTETSLLPKAAQQAGLDFAELTQRILEDAGLGK is encoded by the coding sequence ATGACACGGCAGGAGTTGAAGCAGAAAAAAATAGCAGTTCTCATGGGGGGGCTTTCCGCCGAACGTGAGGTGTCCTTACGAACGGGCAAAGCGGTTCTTGCCGCCCTGCAGGGGGCGGGATACCAGGCCGTGGGTCTGGATGCCGGCAGGGATATTGCCCTGCGTCTGATCGAAGAACAAGTCGAGGTGGCTTTTATCGCGCTGCACGGCCGCTATGGCGAGGACGGCACCATTCAGGGCCTGCTGGAGATGATGCAGATTCCCTATACCGGCAGCGGTGTGCTGGCCTCGAGCCTGGCCATGGACAAAGAAACGACCAAAAAGATCCTCCTTTACCACGAACTGCCAACGCCGGCTTTTCAGGTGTACAGAAAAGGTGATGTGCTGGGAGATTTTCTGAAAAAGTGTCGTCACTTCCCCCTGGTCGTCAAGCCGGCCCGGGAAGGGTCCACCATAGGGATCAGTATCGTCCGGGATGAACAGGGACTGGCGGCGGGGTTGCAGGACGCCCTGCAGCATGACGATCATGTCCTGGTGGAAGATTTTATCCAGGGCATGGAAATCACGGTAGGGGTGTTGGCAGGGGAGGCCTTGCCCATCATCCAGATCGCCCCGAAGGGGGGATTTTATGACTACCATGCCAAGTATACGGCCGGCCAGACGGAGTATATCCTGCCAGCCCCTCTCGACAGCGCGCTGTACCACCGGGTGCAGCAGGTGGCGAGAGACGTGTATCGGGTGCTGGGCTGTTCCGGGGCGGCGCGAATCGATTTCATGGTGCGCGAAAAGGAATTCTACTGCCTGGAGGCCAACACCATTCCGGGGATGACCGAAACGAGCCTCTTGCCCAAGGCGGCACAGCAGGCGGGTCTGGACTTTGCCGAACTGACCCAGCGGATTCTGGAAGACGCGGGATTGGGAAAATAG